A window of Lawsonia intracellularis PHE/MN1-00 genomic DNA:
AATGTTGGAAGCGCTTCGCGTAGGCTTTCGTGCAGATTTTGAAGAAGGTAAAGCTAAGGCACAGCCTCAGTAGCAATTGGCAGCAACACATGTTCCTAGCTCTAGTGCTTCCAATACATATGGCTGGCTTGGACAGTTCCCTAAACTTAAAGAGTGGATAGGGAATAGGGTCTTTCAAGATATTGCTGAACATGAATACACAGTTGCAAATAAGCTTTATGAAGCCACAGTAAGTATCCCTCTTACAGCTATTGAAGATGATGAACTTGGTGTATATAAACCACTCTATTTAGAAATGGGATATGCAGCAGCTGTTCATCCTGATGAGCTTGTATTTAAACTTCTTGCTGAAGGACATACAACAAAATGTTCTGATGGTCATAATTTTTTTGATACAGCACATGTCATCTATGAAAATGAAGATGGTTCTGGTGCTGAAACAACTGTTTCTAATAGTTTATCACCTACAGTTAGTGGAGTTAAAAATGTTGTTGTTGTTGTTGACCCTGTTGCTCCTTGGTTTTTGTTGGACGTGTCTCGTCCATTGCGTCCTTTGTTATTTCAAGAGCGTAGTCTCCCAGAACTCCAAGTAATTACAAATCCTGAAAATGAACATGTTTTTACAACCGATAGCATTCCTTTTGGTGTTCGCTATCGTTGTAATGCTGGATACGGTTTTTGGCAAATGGCTGTTCGTTCAACAGAACCTTTGAATGCAGAATCCTTTGAGCGGGCATTAATGACTATCCGTAGTTTTACAGCTGATGGAGGACGTCCTCTTGGTCTTGGTCGTGGAGGGAAAGAAGGTCTTGTATTGGTTGTTCCATCTGTTCATTTATCAAGTGCACGTAAGGTTATTGTAGCTGAAAGATTAGATAATGGCTCTTCAAATATCTGGTATGACTCTGCAACAATCATTGATTGTCCTTGGTTGGGATAACTATGTACGTCCAATATAAAGATCTTCAGACACAGTTTGGCGAAGCAGAAATGCTTGCCTTATGTGGTGATGAAGATGGGAATATAGATATGCCTCGTCTCACAGAGGTTATCAATCAAGCAAGTTCAGAAGCAGATTCATATCTGGGTAAACGTTATATTGTGCCAGTTGAGCCAGT
This region includes:
- a CDS encoding Mu-like prophage major head subunit gpT family protein, producing the protein MAATHVPSSSASNTYGWLGQFPKLKEWIGNRVFQDIAEHEYTVANKLYEATVSIPLTAIEDDELGVYKPLYLEMGYAAAVHPDELVFKLLAEGHTTKCSDGHNFFDTAHVIYENEDGSGAETTVSNSLSPTVSGVKNVVVVVDPVAPWFLLDVSRPLRPLLFQERSLPELQVITNPENEHVFTTDSIPFGVRYRCNAGYGFWQMAVRSTEPLNAESFERALMTIRSFTADGGRPLGLGRGGKEGLVLVVPSVHLSSARKVIVAERLDNGSSNIWYDSATIIDCPWLG